From the genome of Alkalimarinus coralli:
TTAAAAATGCAGGCGAAAAACGCGCTAAGCGATTAGACTTCATTGATACGGTAACTACTGGTTAAGACAGTCTTTAGCCTGAAACGTTAAACTCTTGAAAAGGTGGCTCAATGGAGCTCAATAGCATAGAAGAGATTATTGAAGATATCCGTCAGGGTAAAATGGTTATTCTGATGGATGATGAAGATCGCGAGAACGAAGGTGATCTTATTATTGCAGCGGAGCAGGTGCGGCCAGAAGATATAAACTTCATGGCAAAACATGCCCGAGGATTAATTTGCCTTACGTTGACGGATGAGCGTTGTGAATATCTTGGGTTGCCGCTGATGGTGCACTCAAATCAGGCTCAGTTCCAAACTAACTTTACGGTTTCTATTGAGGCTGCAGAAGGTGTGACTACGGGGATTTCGGCGGCGGATAGAGCGTATACTGTTCGTGCTGCTGTGAGCCGAACAGCTAAGCCGGAAGATATTGTTCAGCCCGGCCATATTTTCCCGCTAATGGCTCAGCCTGGTGGTGTATTAAGTCGGGCAGGGCATACAGAGGCGGGTTGTGATCTTGCCAGGTTGGCGGGATATGAACCCGCAGCAGCCATTGTTGAGATCATGAATGAAGATGGCACGATGGCTCGACGCCCTGACCTTGAAGAGTTTGCCAAAGAGCACGATTTAAAAATAGGTACGATTGCCGACCTTATTCATTATCGTGC
Proteins encoded in this window:
- the ribBA gene encoding bifunctional 3,4-dihydroxy-2-butanone-4-phosphate synthase/GTP cyclohydrolase II, yielding MELNSIEEIIEDIRQGKMVILMDDEDRENEGDLIIAAEQVRPEDINFMAKHARGLICLTLTDERCEYLGLPLMVHSNQAQFQTNFTVSIEAAEGVTTGISAADRAYTVRAAVSRTAKPEDIVQPGHIFPLMAQPGGVLSRAGHTEAGCDLARLAGYEPAAAIVEIMNEDGTMARRPDLEEFAKEHDLKIGTIADLIHYRALNEKTVERVDEYQIDTEHGEFKLVTYKDTIQGDTHLAMVKGDIDAETPVTVRVHMADTLRDLLGARQQGSSSWPLHRALDKVASEGVGVVVLLGTNSDDDLEARVTEFFAPKKARGSAQAGSGVYQTVGTGSQILNDLGVRKMQLLSAPMKFSAISGFDLEVVEYIPYQP